From Rutidosis leptorrhynchoides isolate AG116_Rl617_1_P2 chromosome 3, CSIRO_AGI_Rlap_v1, whole genome shotgun sequence, a single genomic window includes:
- the LOC139896950 gene encoding F-box/FBD/LRR-repeat protein At1g13570-like isoform X2, with translation MITWFKRLNVTFSGFTKLKNLVFEDVRISNKVLQHLLSNCPLLETISLIEYDDINEEHLSFDFVKLFQCVPLIYALDISMYCMKYEVSGGMPPHKLPTSLNLKYVRLDVCLREEDAVSSALCIIRSSPNLEQLSFAMYDYEGLAIQESSINFEDLHDGLEFDLRSS, from the exons ATGATAACCTGGTTCAAGCGATTAAACG TTACATTCAGTGGATTTACTAAGTTGAAGAACTTGGTCTTTGAAGATGTCAGAATTTCTAATAAAGTGCTTCAACATTTGCTCTCGAATTGCCCACTACTTGAGACAATCAGTTTG ATTGAATATGATGACATTAACGAAGAACACTTGTCCTTTGATTTTGTAAAGCTTTTCCAGTGCGTTCCTTTAATTTATGCTTTAGATATCTCAATGTATTGCATGAAG TACGAGGTTTCAGGTGGTATGCCCCCACATAAGCTTCCAACATCGCTTAACCTTAAATATGTTAGACTGGATGTGTGCCTAAGGGAAGAAGATGCTGTTTCATCTGCCCTATGCATAATCAGAAGCTCCCCAAATCTAGAGCAACTTTCTTTTGCG ATGTATGATTATGAAGGGTTGGCGATTCAAGAAAGTTCCATAAATTTTGAAGATCTCCATGACGGACTTGAGTTTGACCTTAGATCGTCTTAA
- the LOC139896950 gene encoding F-box/FBD/LRR-repeat protein At1g13570-like isoform X1 produces the protein MMKTQCITSYRIGSLPENIIETILSLIPIRDALRTSVLSKRWRHCWMTMPKLVFDDNLVQAIKRLVISKRLVKSKLLNAILHVLLMHSGPTILKFKFDLDIDTEFDQIVPYLSRRNNVKDLIIDYDTSYTYKLPTSFFSLQGLESLVLINCYFKSPVTFSGFTKLKNLVFEDVRISNKVLQHLLSNCPLLETISLIEYDDINEEHLSFDFVKLFQCVPLIYALDISMYCMKYEVSGGMPPHKLPTSLNLKYVRLDVCLREEDAVSSALCIIRSSPNLEQLSFAMYDYEGLAIQESSINFEDLHDGLEFDLRSS, from the exons ATGATGAAAACTCAATGCATAACTTCATATAGAATCGGCTCCCTTCCTGAAAACATAATTGAAACTATTTTAAGTCTTATCCCAATCCGAGATGCCTTGAGAACAAGCGTTTTGTCAAAGAGATGGAGGCATTGTTGGATGACTATGCCCAAACTTGTATTTGATGATAACCTGGTTCAAGCGATTAAACGGTTGGTGATATCTAAACGTTTGGTGAAATCTAAGCTTCTCAATGCGATCTTACATGTTTTGTTAATGCATAGTGGTCCGACGATACTAAAGTTCAAGTTTGATCTCGACATAGATACTGAATTTGACCAGATCGTACCTTATCTTTCAAGGAGAAATAATGTGAAAGATTTGATCATTGATTATGATACTTCATACACCTACAAACTACCCACTTCGTTCTTTTCATTGCAAGGATTAGAATCTTTAGTgctaattaattgttattttaaatctCCAGTTACATTCAGTGGATTTACTAAGTTGAAGAACTTGGTCTTTGAAGATGTCAGAATTTCTAATAAAGTGCTTCAACATTTGCTCTCGAATTGCCCACTACTTGAGACAATCAGTTTG ATTGAATATGATGACATTAACGAAGAACACTTGTCCTTTGATTTTGTAAAGCTTTTCCAGTGCGTTCCTTTAATTTATGCTTTAGATATCTCAATGTATTGCATGAAG TACGAGGTTTCAGGTGGTATGCCCCCACATAAGCTTCCAACATCGCTTAACCTTAAATATGTTAGACTGGATGTGTGCCTAAGGGAAGAAGATGCTGTTTCATCTGCCCTATGCATAATCAGAAGCTCCCCAAATCTAGAGCAACTTTCTTTTGCG ATGTATGATTATGAAGGGTTGGCGATTCAAGAAAGTTCCATAAATTTTGAAGATCTCCATGACGGACTTGAGTTTGACCTTAGATCGTCTTAA